In the Klebsiella aerogenes KCTC 2190 genome, one interval contains:
- the ybeY gene encoding rRNA maturation RNase YbeY → MSQVILDLQLACEDTSGLPDEALFQRWVDAVIPQFQEESELTIRLVDVAESHELNLTYRGKDKPTNVLSFPFEAPPGIEMPLLGDLIICRQVVEQEAKEQEKPLEAHWAHMVVHGSLHLLGYDHIEDEEAEEMEGLETEIMLALGYEDPYIAEKIAE, encoded by the coding sequence ATGAGTCAGGTGATTCTCGATTTACAGCTGGCCTGCGAAGACACCAGCGGTCTACCGGACGAAGCCCTCTTTCAACGCTGGGTGGATGCCGTCATCCCGCAGTTCCAGGAAGAGTCAGAGTTAACGATTCGCCTGGTTGATGTCGCCGAAAGCCACGAGCTGAACCTGACCTATCGCGGCAAGGATAAGCCGACTAACGTCCTCTCCTTCCCCTTCGAAGCCCCGCCGGGCATTGAGATGCCGCTGCTCGGCGATCTGATTATCTGCCGCCAGGTGGTTGAACAGGAAGCCAAAGAGCAGGAAAAACCGCTGGAGGCCCACTGGGCGCACATGGTCGTGCACGGTAGCCTGCACCTGCTGGGCTACGATCATATCGAAGATGAAGAAGCGGAAGAAATGGAAGGACTCGAAACAGAGATAATGCTTGCTCTGGGCTATGAGGATCCGTACATTGCCGAGAAGATTGCTGAATAG